A DNA window from Altererythrobacter sp. B11 contains the following coding sequences:
- a CDS encoding winged helix-turn-helix transcriptional regulator, with amino-acid sequence MSDRHINVPGTDPVPLRPDDGRSCRAVNHILSCVGDKWSMQVVMSLSDGSQRFNALRRTIDGISQRMLTRTLRRLERDGLVERTVTPSVPPRVDYALSDLGRSLRVPVLALGSWAVEHQGAIDTARSRFDAENAIEE; translated from the coding sequence TTGTCCGATAGGCACATCAATGTGCCCGGCACCGATCCTGTTCCGTTGCGGCCGGACGACGGGCGCAGTTGCCGCGCGGTGAATCACATCCTCTCCTGCGTGGGAGACAAATGGTCGATGCAGGTGGTGATGAGCCTCTCCGATGGTTCCCAGCGCTTCAACGCGCTGCGCCGGACGATCGACGGCATATCGCAGCGCATGCTGACGCGCACCTTGCGCCGGCTGGAGCGGGACGGGCTGGTGGAGCGAACCGTCACGCCCAGCGTTCCGCCGCGCGTGGATTATGCGTTGAGCGATCTGGGGCGTTCGCTGCGCGTGCCGGTGCTTGCGCTGGGCAGCTGGGCGGTGGAACACCAGGGGGCGATCGATACGGCGCGGAGCCGGTTCGACGCCGAGAACGCGATCGAGGAATAG
- a CDS encoding FMN-dependent NADH-azoreductase, whose amino-acid sequence MQILRIDSATTGDNSVSRELTQAALDHFREKHPDATVVERDLGTDPLPHLDNVTTGAIRLPAEAHTEEMKAAFPAERAVLDEFLASDIVLIGAPMYNFTIPSQLKSWIDRLGVPGVTFKYSEAGPEGLAGGRKVVVLSSRGGEYDQDGPAEHQETLLRDFLGFIGVSDPVFIRAEKIGFGPEVRAQALADAKAEIARL is encoded by the coding sequence ATGCAGATCCTTCGCATCGACAGCGCGACCACGGGCGACAATTCGGTCAGCCGTGAACTCACCCAGGCCGCGCTCGACCATTTCCGGGAAAAGCACCCTGATGCGACGGTGGTGGAGCGCGATCTCGGCACCGATCCGCTGCCGCATCTCGACAATGTCACCACCGGCGCCATCCGCCTGCCGGCCGAAGCGCACACCGAAGAGATGAAGGCCGCCTTCCCCGCCGAACGCGCGGTGCTGGACGAATTCCTTGCTTCCGACATCGTGCTGATCGGGGCGCCGATGTACAATTTCACTATCCCCAGCCAGCTCAAGTCGTGGATCGACCGGCTCGGCGTGCCCGGCGTCACCTTCAAATATTCCGAAGCGGGGCCGGAAGGTCTGGCCGGCGGGCGCAAGGTGGTCGTCCTCTCCTCGCGCGGCGGCGAATATGATCAGGACGGCCCCGCCGAGCATCAGGAGACGCTGCTGCGCGATTTCCTCGGCTTCATCGGCGTTTCCGACCCCGTGTTCATCCGCGCCGAGAAGATCGGCTTCGGGCCGGAAGTGCGCGCGCAGGCGCTGGCGGATGCCAAGGCGGAAATCGCGCGGCTGTAA
- a CDS encoding outer membrane protein, translating to MKKGLALIAAGSMAAVATPAFAQDSDFSGPWVAGIAGYDINKAGSTQDDDFNVDRDESVEGLTYGGAIGYDMDFGNFVLGAEAELTDSTADSDYDNDFETFGLGRVDAGRDIYVGARAGFKLAPQTMLYTKAGYTNARFNYVGTDGDTDYRTHLDADGFRLGAGVEQKFGSNAFGRLEYRYSNYSKGELDFEAENIPDSDRFDLDTDRHQIVAAVGWRF from the coding sequence ATGAAAAAGGGTCTCGCACTGATCGCCGCCGGTTCCATGGCGGCAGTCGCTACGCCGGCTTTCGCTCAGGATTCCGATTTCTCCGGTCCCTGGGTTGCAGGCATCGCAGGCTATGACATCAACAAGGCCGGCAGCACGCAGGACGACGATTTCAACGTGGATCGCGACGAGAGCGTCGAAGGCCTGACCTATGGCGGCGCCATTGGTTACGACATGGATTTCGGCAACTTCGTCCTCGGTGCGGAAGCGGAACTGACCGATTCCACCGCCGATTCCGACTATGACAACGATTTCGAGACCTTCGGGCTCGGCCGCGTTGACGCTGGCCGCGACATCTATGTGGGCGCACGCGCCGGCTTCAAGCTGGCCCCGCAGACCATGCTTTACACCAAGGCTGGCTACACCAACGCGCGCTTCAACTATGTCGGCACCGATGGTGACACGGACTATCGCACCCACCTCGACGCGGACGGCTTCCGTCTGGGCGCCGGTGTGGAACAGAAGTTCGGTTCCAACGCCTTCGGTCGCCTGGAATATCGCTATTCCAACTACAGCAAGGGTGAACTCGACTTCGAAGCCGAGAACATCCCCGATAGCGACCGGTTCGACCTCGACACCGATCGTCACCAGATCGTGGCCGCGGTGGGCTGGCGCTTCTAA
- a CDS encoding DUF4169 family protein → MAEIVNLRMARKAARRAGKEAEAAQNRARFGQSKGATAQAKAERDGIARTLDGARLDRD, encoded by the coding sequence ATGGCCGAGATCGTAAACCTGCGCATGGCCCGCAAGGCTGCCCGCCGCGCCGGGAAAGAAGCCGAAGCCGCGCAGAACCGCGCCCGCTTCGGCCAGAGCAAGGGCGCCACAGCGCAGGCGAAGGCCGAACGGGATGGCATCGCCCGCACTCTCGACGGCGCCCGGCTGGACCGCGACTGA
- a CDS encoding DUF3734 domain-containing protein — protein MARTTRAESQHEPVYLVLQGGGALGAYQAGVFEALEEHGHAPEWVAGMSIGAINCAIIAGNPPEERLEKLRTFWDRVSSLVTFEWPSPEGIGRRWFNEASAATTALSGAPGFFTPRFPPPFASPPGGDEAISFYDTAPLRETLLELVDFKRLNNDGVRFSVGAVNVVTGNFAYFDSRQIEIRPEHIMASGALPPGFPPVKIGSDYYWDGGLVSNTPLQYVLDNKVPGDAIAFQVDLFSARGAMPETLADVLQREKDIRYSSRTRMNTDMERQLLDMRAAAARLVGKLPPELRDDPDARLLAQCRPEGTISVVHLINRGEMFETQSKDYEFSRLTVQTHWEHGRHDAKHSLEHWAWKNRKRNGGGVVTYDLARGRARVNGKVVSRDS, from the coding sequence ATGGCCAGAACGACCCGCGCTGAATCGCAGCATGAGCCCGTCTATCTCGTCCTGCAGGGCGGGGGCGCGCTGGGCGCCTATCAGGCCGGCGTGTTCGAAGCGCTGGAGGAGCATGGCCATGCGCCCGAATGGGTGGCCGGCATGTCGATCGGTGCGATCAATTGCGCGATCATCGCCGGCAATCCCCCGGAGGAGCGGCTGGAGAAGCTGCGCACCTTCTGGGATCGGGTGTCGAGCCTGGTGACGTTCGAATGGCCCTCGCCCGAAGGCATCGGGCGGCGCTGGTTCAACGAGGCGTCCGCCGCCACCACGGCGCTGTCCGGTGCCCCCGGCTTCTTCACCCCGCGCTTCCCGCCGCCCTTCGCCAGCCCGCCCGGCGGGGATGAGGCGATCAGCTTCTACGACACGGCGCCGCTGCGCGAGACGCTGCTGGAACTGGTGGATTTCAAACGCCTCAACAATGATGGCGTGCGGTTCAGCGTGGGCGCGGTGAATGTCGTGACCGGCAATTTCGCCTATTTCGACAGCCGCCAGATCGAAATCCGGCCGGAGCATATCATGGCCAGCGGCGCGCTGCCGCCGGGCTTCCCGCCGGTGAAGATCGGCAGCGACTATTACTGGGATGGCGGCCTCGTCTCCAACACGCCGCTGCAATATGTGCTGGACAACAAGGTTCCCGGGGATGCCATCGCCTTCCAGGTGGATCTGTTCAGCGCCCGCGGGGCGATGCCTGAGACACTGGCCGACGTGCTGCAGCGGGAAAAGGACATCCGCTATTCCAGCCGGACCCGGATGAACACCGACATGGAACGGCAGTTGCTGGACATGCGCGCGGCGGCCGCGCGGCTGGTCGGCAAGCTGCCGCCGGAACTGCGCGACGATCCCGATGCGCGGCTGCTGGCCCAGTGCCGGCCGGAAGGGACGATCAGCGTCGTCCACCTGATCAACCGGGGCGAGATGTTCGAAACCCAGTCCAAGGATTACGAATTTTCCCGGCTCACGGTGCAGACCCATTGGGAGCATGGCCGGCACGATGCGAAGCATTCGCTGGAACATTGGGCGTGGAAGAACCGCAAGCGCAACGGCGGCGGTGTGGTGACCTATGATCTGGCGCGGGGCCGGGCGCGGGTGAACGGCAAGGTGGTCAGCCGGGATAGCTGA
- a CDS encoding PhoX family protein, whose product MNEHTRLSLYTDGDVDTNQSGNRSLESIVRERFSRRATMLGGLRASALAFLGTGMLAACGDDDSKTPPEGPTVSAGENVTTTAGKMVTLKGTAGSAASARWSQDGGPAVQLIGTGDTVSFFAPGVAEETELSFVFIGTNAQNISGTATTKVKVQPAVLGFTAVPHSLEDLVVVPEGYSVTVMTRLGDPLAAGVSAYANDGTDSNFAQRIGDHGDALHFFGLSASGTRDESNSVRGLLMQNHENLNVQYLHPDGPTAPGGARPADEARKEIEAHGVSVTEYRDNGDRNWSYVQDSAFNRRITPMTEMELHGPAAGSSFMVTTFSTNGTKGRGTINNCANGHTGWGTGLTCEENWAGYFLRSGDDGSRTPAELTALRRYGVTSSSGNYSWSSVASSDPMFRKWDARATGADATQDYRNEPNQYGWVVEIDPYDPTKAPRKRTALGRMGHEGAWVSNLTAGKKVAVYMGDDSRGEYLYKFVSDAAWSAADANATDRLAVGDKYLDKGTLYVAQFNADGSGKWLPLVAGQVPARPAVGADPAYTFANQADILVNARLAADAVGATPMDRPEWTAVHPQTGEVYLTLTNSNASARPLNGTNAANPRHYGAVKGSSTSYGNANGHIIRLEENGADTAATSFTWDIYLFGADAADADPTNVNISNLDASNDFSSPDGLWFSRDQNSAGQGKPLLWIQTDDGALTDRTNNQMLAALPGSVGDGGARTITNTGSGGATATQATIVGAPATGATLKRFLVGPKECELTGVDTTPDGRTIFVGIQHPGEDGTPTAPSSNWPQSQDGTASGRPRSAVVAITKDDGGIIGL is encoded by the coding sequence ATGAATGAGCACACGAGGCTGAGCCTCTATACGGATGGTGACGTCGATACGAACCAGTCCGGCAACCGGTCCCTCGAATCCATCGTGCGGGAACGTTTCTCCCGCCGTGCGACCATGCTGGGCGGCCTGCGGGCAAGCGCCCTCGCCTTTCTCGGCACCGGCATGCTGGCCGCCTGCGGTGACGACGACAGCAAGACCCCGCCCGAAGGCCCGACCGTCAGCGCCGGCGAGAATGTGACCACCACCGCCGGCAAGATGGTGACGCTGAAGGGCACCGCCGGCAGCGCGGCCAGCGCGCGCTGGTCGCAGGATGGCGGCCCCGCGGTGCAGCTGATCGGCACCGGCGACACCGTGTCCTTCTTCGCGCCCGGTGTGGCCGAAGAGACCGAGCTGTCCTTCGTCTTCATCGGCACCAATGCGCAGAACATCTCCGGCACCGCGACCACCAAGGTCAAGGTGCAGCCGGCGGTGCTGGGCTTCACTGCCGTGCCGCACAGCCTGGAAGACCTGGTGGTGGTTCCCGAAGGCTATTCCGTCACCGTCATGACCCGCCTCGGCGATCCGCTGGCGGCCGGCGTCAGTGCCTATGCGAACGACGGGACCGACAGCAATTTTGCCCAGCGGATCGGCGACCATGGCGATGCGCTGCATTTCTTCGGCCTCTCCGCCAGCGGCACGCGCGACGAAAGCAATTCCGTCCGCGGCCTGCTGATGCAGAACCACGAGAATCTGAACGTCCAGTACCTGCACCCCGACGGCCCCACCGCCCCCGGCGGCGCCCGCCCGGCCGACGAAGCGCGCAAGGAGATCGAGGCGCATGGCGTTTCGGTCACCGAATATCGCGACAATGGGGACCGCAATTGGTCCTATGTGCAGGACAGCGCGTTCAACCGCCGCATCACGCCGATGACGGAGATGGAGCTGCACGGCCCCGCTGCCGGATCCTCCTTCATGGTCACCACCTTCTCCACCAACGGCACCAAGGGCCGCGGCACGATCAACAATTGCGCCAATGGCCACACCGGCTGGGGCACGGGCCTGACCTGCGAGGAAAATTGGGCCGGCTACTTCCTGCGCAGCGGCGACGATGGCTCGCGCACTCCGGCGGAACTCACCGCCCTGCGCCGCTATGGCGTGACGAGCAGCAGCGGCAATTACAGCTGGTCCAGCGTCGCTTCGTCCGATCCGATGTTCCGCAAGTGGGATGCCCGCGCCACCGGTGCGGATGCCACGCAGGATTATCGCAACGAGCCCAACCAGTATGGCTGGGTGGTCGAAATCGACCCCTATGATCCCACCAAGGCCCCGCGCAAGCGGACCGCGCTGGGCCGCATGGGCCATGAAGGCGCCTGGGTGAGCAATCTCACCGCCGGCAAGAAGGTCGCCGTCTATATGGGCGACGATTCGCGCGGCGAATATCTCTACAAGTTCGTGTCCGACGCCGCGTGGAGCGCCGCCGACGCCAATGCCACCGACCGTCTGGCCGTGGGCGACAAATATCTCGACAAGGGCACGCTCTACGTCGCGCAGTTCAACGCGGATGGTTCGGGCAAGTGGCTGCCGCTGGTGGCCGGGCAGGTCCCCGCCCGCCCGGCGGTGGGCGCCGATCCCGCCTATACCTTCGCCAACCAGGCGGACATCCTCGTCAACGCGCGCCTTGCCGCCGATGCCGTGGGCGCCACGCCGATGGACCGGCCGGAATGGACCGCGGTCCATCCCCAGACGGGCGAGGTCTATCTGACGCTCACCAACAGCAACGCCAGCGCGCGTCCGCTGAACGGCACCAATGCCGCTAACCCACGCCACTACGGCGCGGTGAAGGGCAGTTCCACCAGCTATGGCAATGCCAACGGCCATATCATCCGGCTGGAAGAGAATGGCGCCGATACCGCTGCCACCAGCTTCACCTGGGACATCTACCTGTTCGGCGCCGATGCTGCCGATGCCGATCCGACGAACGTCAACATCTCCAATCTGGATGCCTCCAACGACTTCTCCAGCCCCGATGGTCTCTGGTTCTCTCGCGACCAGAACTCCGCCGGCCAGGGCAAGCCGCTGCTGTGGATTCAGACCGACGATGGCGCGCTGACGGATCGCACCAACAACCAGATGCTGGCCGCACTTCCGGGCTCGGTGGGCGATGGCGGTGCGCGGACGATCACCAACACGGGTTCGGGCGGCGCCACGGCCACGCAGGCGACCATCGTCGGCGCGCCGGCCACCGGCGCCACTCTCAAGCGCTTCCTCGTGGGGCCGAAGGAGTGCGAACTGACCGGCGTCGACACCACGCCGGACGGGCGGACGATCTTCGTCGGTATCCAGCATCCGGGTGAAGACGGCACGCCCACCGCGCCGAGCAGCAACTGGCCGCAAAGCCAGGACGGCACCGCCAGCGGCCGACCGCGTTCGGCGGTGGTGGCCATCACCAAGGACGACGGCGGCATCATCGGCCTCTGA
- a CDS encoding invasion associated locus B family protein, whose protein sequence is MRRLIIALLLAAVSVPLAAKDSLGVFSDWAAFRDPGVPRCYAIAAAEESARDYAPYASVGTWPARKLRGQVHFRLSRSLAPSATITLRIGNSRFRLVGGGGDAWAEDQRMDAAIVAAMRAETRMWITARDSAGRRFSDSYSLAGAATAMDAATVGCARIG, encoded by the coding sequence ATGCGTCGCTTGATAATCGCCCTGCTGCTTGCCGCTGTGTCGGTTCCGCTCGCGGCGAAGGACAGCCTTGGCGTGTTCAGCGATTGGGCGGCGTTCCGTGATCCGGGGGTGCCGCGCTGCTATGCGATTGCGGCGGCGGAGGAATCCGCGCGAGACTATGCGCCCTATGCCAGCGTGGGCACCTGGCCGGCGCGCAAGCTGCGGGGGCAGGTCCATTTTCGCCTGTCCCGCTCGCTCGCCCCTTCTGCCACGATCACGCTGCGCATCGGGAACAGCCGCTTCCGCCTGGTCGGCGGCGGGGGGGATGCCTGGGCGGAGGATCAGCGGATGGATGCGGCGATCGTCGCGGCGATGCGGGCGGAAACGCGCATGTGGATCACCGCCCGCGACAGCGCGGGGCGGCGCTTTTCCGACAGCTACAGCCTGGCGGGCGCTGCGACCGCGATGGATGCCGCCACGGTGGGCTGCGCGCGCATCGGCTGA
- the rlmN gene encoding 23S rRNA (adenine(2503)-C(2))-methyltransferase RlmN, with amino-acid sequence MADTALMSIPGQVDPVPAPREITPRADGRVDLMGLPRPRIAELLAEAGLDAKQARLRAKQVFHWLYHRGVTDFEAMTDIAKTMRPWLAERFVIGRPEVVEAQHSTDGTRKWLLRTADGHDFETVFIPDADRGTLCVSSQVGCTLNCRFCHTGTMRLVRNLTPGEIVGQVMLARDALGEWPKGRMDMPEEETAAEYSADGRLLTNIVMMGMGEPLYNFDNVRDALKLVMDGDGLALSKRRITLSTSGVVPMMARCGEEIGVNLAVSLHAVSKEVRDEIVPLNRKYGIEELLEACAAYPGASNARRITFEYVMLRDKNDSDEDARELVRLLKQFRLPAKVNLIPFNPWPGAPYECSTPERVRRFSDIVFEAGISAPVRTPRGRDIDAACGQLRTAAEKKSRAERDRESTESA; translated from the coding sequence ATGGCCGATACCGCATTGATGAGCATCCCCGGACAGGTTGATCCGGTTCCCGCCCCGCGTGAGATCACTCCGCGGGCCGATGGCCGTGTCGATCTGATGGGCCTGCCCCGCCCACGCATCGCCGAACTGCTGGCAGAAGCCGGGCTCGATGCGAAGCAGGCGCGGCTGCGCGCCAAGCAGGTGTTCCACTGGCTCTATCATCGGGGCGTGACGGATTTCGAGGCGATGACCGACATCGCCAAGACCATGCGCCCCTGGCTGGCGGAACGCTTCGTGATCGGCCGGCCCGAGGTTGTGGAAGCGCAGCATTCCACCGACGGAACGCGCAAATGGCTGCTGCGCACGGCGGACGGCCACGATTTCGAAACGGTGTTCATCCCCGATGCGGATCGCGGCACGCTGTGCGTTTCGAGTCAGGTGGGCTGCACGCTCAATTGCCGTTTCTGCCACACCGGAACCATGCGGCTGGTGCGCAATCTGACGCCGGGCGAGATCGTGGGCCAGGTCATGCTCGCGCGCGATGCGCTGGGTGAATGGCCCAAGGGCCGGATGGACATGCCCGAGGAGGAGACGGCGGCCGAATACAGCGCCGACGGCCGCCTGCTCACCAACATCGTGATGATGGGCATGGGCGAGCCGCTGTATAATTTCGACAATGTGCGCGATGCGTTGAAGCTGGTGATGGACGGGGATGGCCTCGCCCTCTCCAAGCGGCGGATCACGCTTTCCACCAGCGGCGTGGTGCCGATGATGGCGCGCTGCGGCGAAGAGATCGGCGTCAATCTCGCCGTCTCGCTCCATGCCGTGAGCAAGGAAGTGCGCGACGAGATCGTGCCGCTGAACCGCAAATACGGCATCGAGGAACTGCTGGAGGCCTGCGCCGCCTATCCCGGCGCCTCCAACGCCCGGCGCATCACCTTCGAATATGTGATGCTGAGGGACAAGAACGACAGCGACGAGGATGCGCGCGAGCTGGTGCGGCTGCTCAAGCAGTTCCGGCTGCCGGCCAAGGTGAACCTCATTCCGTTCAATCCCTGGCCAGGCGCGCCCTATGAATGTTCGACGCCGGAGCGGGTGCGCCGCTTCTCCGACATCGTCTTCGAAGCCGGCATCAGCGCCCCGGTTCGCACCCCGCGCGGGCGCGATATCGATGCGGCCTGCGGGCAGCTGCGCACGGCGGCGGAGAAAAAGAGCCGGGCCGAGCGCGACCGGGAAAGCACCGAAAGCGCCTGA
- a CDS encoding GreA/GreB family elongation factor, translated as MKPATNPITPAGIAALKARYDHLLGTERPAIVEIVSWAAGNGDRSENGDYLYGRKRMREIDRELAHLARRMKAAKVIDPAEQPDRTRVWFGATVTIADEDDAERTLTLVGDDEQDAAAGKVGWSAPIARALRGAGMGDLRTVRLPTGEKEWEVVAISYPG; from the coding sequence TTGAAACCCGCCACCAATCCGATCACCCCAGCCGGCATTGCCGCGCTGAAGGCGCGCTATGACCATCTGCTCGGCACCGAGCGGCCGGCAATCGTGGAGATCGTCAGCTGGGCGGCGGGCAATGGCGACCGCAGCGAGAACGGCGATTACCTCTATGGCCGCAAGCGCATGCGCGAGATCGACCGCGAACTCGCCCATCTCGCCCGGCGCATGAAGGCGGCCAAGGTCATCGATCCGGCAGAGCAGCCCGACCGCACCCGCGTGTGGTTCGGCGCCACCGTCACCATCGCGGACGAGGATGACGCGGAGCGGACGCTCACGCTGGTGGGGGATGACGAGCAGGATGCCGCTGCCGGGAAAGTGGGTTGGAGCGCCCCCATCGCCCGCGCCCTACGCGGCGCCGGCATGGGCGATCTGCGCACCGTGCGCCTGCCCACGGGGGAGAAGGAATGGGAAGTGGTTGCGATCAGCTATCCCGGCTGA
- a CDS encoding putative bifunctional diguanylate cyclase/phosphodiesterase has protein sequence MAGNQSDLPTLPLRLSALEIIGLRDPEGGGGARLRALQYGEIHRMSRGRILGHGMAVLIVLGLYSHQVPLLELLLWAAALAAALWNSIRLDRRFADGAHRPLTRRAYRNQALAVVVLALVWSFALLHLVGHGDPGQRFALWALIAMLIAASAASNPGAPLNTILFAAITGAAGLASFLIHGEYGFATIVCAFLTVALSGTVNAARTYLSARIAEAGMAEKSEVVSLLLREFQENEADWLWRIDVNRRVRSASPRFAFALGSDPADIEGRALIELIAGPAWERGEFHPSLHDLAERLKRRESFSNLLMQVEIDGGHRWWELSGTPIYDGKGHFTGYRGVGSDVTEQRESDEKIAYLARYDTLTGLPNRLMLTEALAEALRYADHWKTRCAFLMIDLDRFKSVNDSLGHLVGDRLLGQVSQRLQALAADNAKCGRLGGDEFAIVIRDASDLSCVDRIARKVIHDLSQPYQVDNHLLFIGASIGSAVGLRDGSTVETLMRNADLALYQAKDQGGGTHCTYEPALHAHAEERRRLELSLRQAEERSELLLHYQPVVDAADGRVVSFEALLRWNSQEHGLVSPGKFIPLAEDTRLIVPIGEWVLREACREAAAWPGAVKVAVNVSGEQLLEPGFSSQVVRALADSGLPASRLEVEVTESIFLRDPRLAREALEEIMALGCAVALDDFGTGYSSLGYLRALRFSTIKVDRSFVQGAAQGSRESLAIINAVVAMARSLDMATTAEGAETEEEVALIRRLGCSKIQGYFFGRPMPAADARALLARGARVAAA, from the coding sequence GTGGCGGGGAATCAATCCGACTTGCCGACGCTGCCGCTGCGCCTAAGCGCGCTGGAGATCATCGGCCTTCGCGACCCGGAAGGCGGCGGGGGCGCCCGGTTGCGCGCGCTGCAATATGGCGAGATTCACCGCATGTCGCGGGGCCGGATCCTGGGTCATGGCATGGCCGTGCTGATCGTGCTCGGTCTCTACAGCCATCAGGTTCCGCTGCTGGAGCTGCTGCTGTGGGCCGCGGCGCTGGCGGCTGCGCTGTGGAACAGCATCCGCCTTGATCGCCGCTTCGCCGACGGGGCCCATCGGCCGCTCACGCGGCGCGCCTATCGCAACCAGGCGTTGGCGGTCGTCGTTTTGGCGCTGGTCTGGTCCTTCGCACTCCTCCATCTCGTCGGCCACGGCGATCCGGGGCAGCGGTTTGCGCTGTGGGCGCTGATTGCCATGCTGATCGCCGCTTCGGCAGCCAGTAATCCCGGCGCCCCACTCAACACGATTCTGTTTGCCGCGATCACGGGCGCGGCGGGACTGGCCAGCTTCCTTATTCATGGGGAGTACGGCTTCGCCACCATTGTCTGCGCCTTTCTGACGGTGGCGCTGTCGGGCACAGTCAATGCCGCGCGAACCTATCTTTCCGCGCGCATTGCCGAGGCGGGCATGGCGGAGAAGAGCGAGGTCGTCTCCCTGCTGCTGCGCGAGTTCCAGGAGAATGAGGCAGACTGGCTGTGGCGGATCGACGTCAATCGCCGGGTCCGCTCCGCCTCCCCGCGCTTCGCCTTCGCGCTCGGCAGCGACCCGGCCGACATTGAAGGCCGCGCGCTGATCGAGCTGATCGCCGGACCGGCGTGGGAACGCGGCGAGTTCCATCCGAGCCTGCACGATCTGGCCGAGCGGCTGAAGCGGCGGGAGAGCTTTTCCAACCTGCTCATGCAGGTGGAGATCGACGGCGGCCACCGCTGGTGGGAGCTTTCGGGCACGCCGATTTATGACGGAAAGGGCCACTTCACCGGCTATCGCGGCGTGGGTTCGGACGTGACCGAGCAGCGCGAAAGCGACGAGAAGATCGCCTATCTCGCCCGCTACGATACGCTGACCGGCCTTCCCAACCGCCTGATGCTGACCGAGGCGCTGGCCGAGGCGCTGCGCTATGCCGACCATTGGAAGACGCGCTGTGCCTTCCTGATGATCGATCTCGACCGCTTCAAGTCGGTGAATGATTCGCTCGGCCATCTGGTCGGCGATCGCCTGCTGGGGCAGGTTTCGCAGCGATTGCAGGCATTGGCGGCGGACAATGCGAAATGCGGCCGGCTGGGCGGCGACGAATTTGCCATCGTGATCCGCGATGCCTCCGATCTGTCCTGTGTGGACCGGATTGCGCGCAAGGTGATCCACGACCTGTCGCAGCCCTATCAGGTCGACAATCACCTGCTCTTCATCGGCGCCAGCATCGGGTCGGCCGTCGGCCTGCGCGATGGCTCCACGGTGGAGACGCTGATGCGCAATGCCGATCTCGCGCTGTATCAGGCCAAGGACCAGGGGGGCGGCACGCATTGCACCTATGAGCCGGCGCTGCATGCCCATGCGGAAGAGCGCCGCCGGCTGGAACTCTCGCTCCGCCAGGCGGAGGAGCGGAGCGAGCTGCTGCTCCATTACCAGCCGGTGGTGGACGCGGCCGACGGGCGCGTGGTCAGCTTCGAGGCACTGCTGCGGTGGAACAGCCAGGAACACGGTCTCGTCAGCCCGGGCAAGTTCATCCCTCTGGCGGAGGACACGCGGCTGATCGTGCCGATCGGCGAATGGGTGCTGCGCGAGGCCTGCCGCGAAGCCGCCGCCTGGCCGGGCGCGGTCAAGGTGGCGGTCAATGTCTCGGGCGAGCAATTGCTGGAGCCGGGCTTTTCCAGCCAGGTGGTGCGCGCGCTGGCCGATAGCGGCCTGCCTGCATCGCGGTTGGAAGTGGAAGTGACCGAAAGCATCTTCCTGCGCGATCCGCGCCTCGCGCGGGAGGCGCTGGAAGAGATCATGGCGCTGGGCTGTGCGGTGGCGCTCGACGATTTCGGCACCGGCTATTCCTCGCTTGGCTATCTGCGCGCGCTGCGCTTCTCCACCATCAAGGTGGATCGCAGCTTCGTGCAGGGCGCCGCGCAGGGCAGCCGCGAGAGCCTGGCGATCATCAACGCAGTGGTCGCCATGGCCCGCAGCCTCGACATGGCGACCACGGCCGAAGGGGCCGAGACCGAGGAAGAGGTGGCGCTGATCCGCCGCCTCGGCTGCAGCAAGATCCAGGGCTACTTCTTCGGCCGCCCCATGCCCGCCGCGGATGCCCGCGCCCTGCTGGCCCGCGGCGCCCGCGTGGCCGCGGCCTGA